ATTATGGCATTAGTGACAACTAAACAAATATTATTAGATGCACAAGAAGGGCATTATGCAGTAGGTGCATTTAATGTTGAAAATATGGAGATGGTTATGGCAGTAATAGAGGCTGCTGAAGAGCTTAAAGCACCTGTAATACTACAAACAACACCTTCAACAATAAAGTATGCGGGATTAGATTATTATTTAGCCAATGTAAAGGTAGCATCAGAGAAGGCAAGTGTTCCTGTAGCAATGCACTTAGACCATGGTTCAAGTTTTGGGCTAGCAATGCAAGCACTTAGAGTCGGATATACTTCTATTATGATTGATGGTTCCCATGAAAGTTACGAAGATAATATAGCAGTATCTAAGGCTGTTGTAGATGCATGTACACCTTCAGATATACCTGTTGAAGCTGAATTAGGTAAAGTTGGAGGTAAGGAAGATGATTTAGATGGCGGAGATGGTGGAGCATATACAGACCCACTAGAAGCAAAAGAATTTGTAGAAAGAACTGGGGTATCGTCTTTAGCAGTAGCAATAGGTACGGCACATGGGTTATATAAAGGAGAGCCGAAGCTTGATTTAGATAGATTATCTGAGATTAGAGAGGTTGTATCAGTTCCATTAGTGTTACATGGTGGGTCTGGAATACCAGATGAGATTATTAAAGAATCTATTAAAAGAGGAATTTGTAAGGTTAATTATGCAACGGAGTTAAGGATTGCTTATAGTAATGGGGTTAAGGATGTGATTAACTCTGACCCAGAGGTAATTGACCCTAAGAAATATGGTAAAAAAGGTTTAGATTCGGTTAAAGAATTTGTTAAGAGTAGAATGGAAGTTTGTGGATGTGTAGGAAAAGCAGTAGGGGCAGTGGAGTGTTGTTAATAAAACCTAATCATAAATAAAAATAAAGTAAGAGGTCTATAATAAACCTCTTACTTTGTTTTATATATTTAAGAGAGTAAGTGAGAAATGTGATATAAAGAAGATATTATTAATGTAATAAAAAATCTCTTATGTCATTTTAATTTTATAGTAAAAAGAACATAATAGAGGAATAGTTATTAAAGTAGATTATACTTCAATGATGAATATATGATAAAATAATTTTGTATAGTATATATAATAATTATAAAATAAGATTGTTATGTTACTTTCTAAAATTAAAAAGTATAATAA
This sequence is a window from Clostridioides difficile. Protein-coding genes within it:
- the gatY gene encoding tagatose-bisphosphate aldolase subunit GatY, which gives rise to MALVTTKQILLDAQEGHYAVGAFNVENMEMVMAVIEAAEELKAPVILQTTPSTIKYAGLDYYLANVKVASEKASVPVAMHLDHGSSFGLAMQALRVGYTSIMIDGSHESYEDNIAVSKAVVDACTPSDIPVEAELGKVGGKEDDLDGGDGGAYTDPLEAKEFVERTGVSSLAVAIGTAHGLYKGEPKLDLDRLSEIREVVSVPLVLHGGSGIPDEIIKESIKRGICKVNYATELRIAYSNGVKDVINSDPEVIDPKKYGKKGLDSVKEFVKSRMEVCGCVGKAVGAVECC